A stretch of Aerococcus urinaehominis DNA encodes these proteins:
- a CDS encoding cell division protein FtsQ/DivIB — MDWNKQRQRYQNRRRNDKNPQLDQNYNKTSDSLDQVDPPNRHASTSSKSTTTSNTDYDRLVDTSNRGFKQKQARQTQGLKVNQLELTFGQQIAWLSGPILVLVLSCLSLSPLNQVGQIKVTGNHLLASDQVITDMGIQSQMSPWFVWRNQNQMIQQLVGFYPQVKNAKINIGWRQTVVNVEENRVVGYEKQADMYYPLLETGDILNQANHQPGQHAPILQGFKEADRQALQKELAKLGPDILSQIALIAAGDRPNLLYLQMTDGQVVVAHISSLADRLIYYPSVAKSLAEDGLAPGLVDMQIGINYEPLTSGNNPFHDGPAQGAPVDQEASNQSADSGEHATSQEVNSQSQSVSTDEGVAVSDENSTSVSQESLAGSTSSFSQQ; from the coding sequence GTGGATTGGAATAAACAAAGACAACGCTATCAAAATAGGCGCCGTAATGACAAAAATCCTCAATTAGACCAGAATTATAATAAAACATCGGATAGCCTCGACCAAGTTGATCCTCCTAACCGCCACGCAAGTACTAGCTCCAAATCCACTACTACTAGTAATACTGATTATGATAGGTTAGTGGACACGAGCAATAGGGGATTTAAGCAAAAGCAGGCTCGGCAGACTCAAGGACTAAAAGTTAACCAGCTCGAATTGACATTCGGTCAACAAATCGCTTGGTTATCTGGTCCCATTTTAGTGTTGGTTTTATCGTGCTTATCCTTGTCACCACTAAATCAAGTAGGGCAGATCAAAGTAACTGGCAACCATTTATTAGCTAGTGACCAAGTGATTACAGATATGGGGATTCAGAGCCAGATGAGCCCTTGGTTTGTTTGGCGTAACCAAAACCAAATGATTCAACAGCTTGTTGGCTTTTATCCTCAGGTAAAAAACGCTAAGATTAATATCGGTTGGCGCCAGACGGTGGTAAATGTTGAAGAAAATCGGGTGGTGGGCTACGAAAAGCAAGCTGATATGTATTACCCCTTGCTAGAAACAGGCGATATTTTGAACCAAGCCAACCACCAACCCGGACAGCATGCCCCTATTTTACAAGGATTTAAGGAGGCTGATCGCCAAGCTTTACAAAAGGAGCTAGCTAAGCTAGGGCCAGATATTCTCAGCCAGATTGCCTTAATTGCGGCAGGAGATCGCCCTAACCTACTTTATCTACAAATGACAGATGGACAGGTGGTTGTCGCCCATATCAGTAGTTTGGCTGACCGCTTAATTTACTATCCAAGTGTGGCCAAGTCACTGGCGGAAGATGGATTGGCTCCGGGTTTGGTCGATATGCAGATAGGTATCAATTATGAGCCCTTAACTAGCGGTAATAATCCTTTCCATGACGGGCCGGCTCAAGGTGCTCCTGTTGACCAGGAGGCTAGCAACCAGTCAGCAGACAGCGGAGAACATGCCACCAGCCAGGAGGTAAACAGCCAAAGCCAGTCAGTATCTACCGATGAAGGTGTAGCTGTTAGTGATGAAAATTCTACTAGCGTTTCTCAGGAAAGCTTAGCAGGGTCAACTAGCTCATTTAGCCAGCAATAG
- the murD gene encoding UDP-N-acetylmuramoyl-L-alanine--D-glutamate ligase yields the protein MKKQAISNLAQEKILVLGLAVTGMSVVKCLNQQGIKLTINDITPIDENEAAQMAKAAGNRVITGDHPVEILADGYTLLVKNPGIPYSNPMVVEALRLGIPVVTDVELAGRLSQAPLIAITGSNGKTTTTTMTSQILRAADQPGHKSFVGGNIGIPLLEVVTQAGDGDRIVCELSSFQLKGTQEFKPHIAAITNIFPAHLDYHGSIEDYINSKWQITSNQTAEDYLIVNADQDDLVQLLPTSQAQIIPFSRKIKLDQGAYYDEANQGFYFNSELVMTKADLALPGGHNIENALVAIAIAKLLDIDNVIIKTVLSQFHGVAHRLQFVDQINQRLFYNDSKATNNEATITALSSFNQDLIWLAGGLDRGSKLDVLLPYLDHVQTMVVFGENQADFIALASQAGINQVIQARDVAQAVGLAYQISQAGDAILLSPASASWDQYPNFEVRGQVFIDAVNQLKEEIES from the coding sequence ATGAAAAAACAAGCAATCTCTAATCTTGCTCAGGAAAAGATTCTGGTCTTAGGTTTGGCTGTGACTGGAATGAGTGTGGTTAAGTGTTTAAACCAACAGGGTATTAAATTAACAATCAATGATATAACTCCTATTGATGAAAATGAGGCTGCCCAGATGGCTAAAGCTGCCGGTAACCGAGTTATTACAGGCGACCATCCGGTAGAAATACTGGCGGACGGTTATACTTTGCTAGTAAAGAATCCTGGTATTCCTTATTCTAATCCCATGGTAGTTGAGGCTTTACGCTTGGGAATTCCTGTTGTGACTGATGTAGAGTTGGCGGGTCGACTAAGCCAGGCGCCTTTGATTGCTATTACTGGCTCTAATGGCAAGACCACAACCACTACTATGACCAGCCAAATTTTAAGGGCAGCTGATCAACCAGGACATAAAAGTTTTGTGGGTGGGAATATCGGGATTCCCTTACTAGAAGTGGTGACCCAAGCTGGGGATGGAGATCGGATAGTTTGTGAATTATCAAGCTTTCAATTAAAGGGAACCCAGGAATTCAAACCCCATATTGCAGCCATAACCAATATCTTCCCTGCCCACCTGGATTATCATGGTAGTATTGAAGATTATATTAATTCTAAATGGCAAATCACTAGCAATCAGACAGCAGAGGATTATTTAATTGTCAATGCTGACCAAGATGACCTAGTACAGCTGTTGCCAACTAGTCAGGCACAAATCATTCCGTTTTCACGAAAAATAAAGCTAGACCAGGGTGCTTACTATGATGAAGCCAACCAGGGGTTTTATTTTAATAGCGAGCTGGTGATGACTAAAGCAGATTTAGCCTTGCCTGGCGGTCACAATATCGAAAATGCCTTAGTGGCTATTGCTATCGCTAAATTACTCGATATTGATAATGTCATCATTAAAACTGTCTTGAGTCAATTTCACGGCGTGGCACATCGTTTACAATTTGTAGATCAAATCAACCAACGCCTCTTTTATAACGACTCTAAAGCGACCAATAATGAAGCAACCATTACTGCCCTGTCTAGTTTTAATCAAGACTTAATCTGGTTAGCTGGTGGTCTTGACAGGGGCAGCAAGCTTGATGTCTTGCTGCCTTATCTTGACCATGTTCAGACCATGGTTGTCTTTGGTGAAAACCAAGCAGATTTCATAGCTTTAGCTAGTCAAGCTGGTATTAATCAAGTTATTCAAGCCCGGGATGTCGCCCAAGCAGTTGGTCTAGCCTACCAAATTAGCCAGGCCGGAGATGCTATTTTATTATCACCAGCCTCGGCCTCGTGGGACCAATATCCTAATTTTGAAGTCCGTGGACAGGTATTTATTGATGCAGTTAACCAGCTAAAGGAGGAAATTGAATCATGA
- the ftsZ gene encoding cell division protein FtsZ: MDLEFENGYSDFGHAANIKVVGVGGGGNNAVNRMIAEGVSGVEFIVANTDTQALEKSNADVKIQLGPKSTRGLGAGAQPEVGRKAAEESEDKIKEALEGADLIFITAGMGGGTGTGAAPIVARIAKEEIEALTVGVVTRPFTFEGPKRGRSAAEGIAEMKQHVDTLVTISNNRLLEIVDKKTPMMEAFGEADNVLRQGVQGISDLITSPGYVNLDFADVRTVMADQGTALMGIGAGQGENRTADATKKAISSPLLEVSIDGAEQILLNIKGGHDLTLFEAQDAADIVAAASSSEVNIIFGTTIDESLEDEVIVTVIATGIDVEKRREEKQNQRGGRQSAFTSNNQTQNSSQPARSQSSRDISNRPEQFEQKISREPVQEGRYDSHSNWEQPASRERDYDYNRSQHNSNFDRGQSYGDQAASEDELDTPPFFRKRRR; the protein is encoded by the coding sequence ATGGATTTAGAATTTGAAAATGGATACAGCGACTTCGGTCATGCTGCAAATATTAAAGTTGTTGGTGTTGGTGGCGGTGGTAACAATGCTGTTAACCGTATGATTGCTGAGGGTGTATCCGGTGTTGAATTTATTGTTGCTAACACTGATACTCAAGCTCTAGAAAAATCTAATGCGGATGTTAAAATCCAATTGGGTCCTAAATCTACCCGTGGTTTAGGTGCCGGTGCGCAACCAGAAGTTGGTCGTAAAGCGGCTGAGGAATCAGAAGATAAGATTAAGGAAGCCCTAGAAGGTGCTGATTTAATCTTCATCACCGCTGGTATGGGTGGCGGTACCGGTACTGGTGCTGCCCCAATTGTTGCGCGTATTGCCAAGGAAGAAATTGAAGCCTTAACTGTCGGTGTAGTTACCCGTCCGTTTACCTTTGAAGGGCCAAAACGGGGCCGGTCAGCTGCTGAAGGTATTGCTGAAATGAAGCAACATGTAGATACCTTAGTTACAATTTCTAATAATCGATTATTAGAAATTGTTGACAAGAAAACGCCTATGATGGAAGCCTTTGGTGAAGCTGATAATGTCCTGCGCCAAGGTGTCCAAGGTATTTCTGACCTTATTACTTCACCTGGCTATGTTAACCTTGACTTTGCGGATGTGCGCACAGTGATGGCTGACCAAGGAACCGCCTTAATGGGTATCGGCGCTGGACAGGGCGAAAATCGGACAGCAGATGCTACTAAAAAGGCGATTTCTTCACCATTACTTGAAGTTTCAATTGATGGCGCTGAACAAATCCTCTTAAATATCAAGGGTGGTCATGATTTAACGCTGTTTGAAGCCCAAGATGCAGCTGATATTGTTGCAGCCGCTTCTTCATCAGAGGTAAATATTATCTTTGGTACTACAATTGATGAGTCATTGGAAGATGAAGTAATTGTTACTGTAATTGCGACTGGTATTGATGTTGAAAAACGTCGGGAAGAAAAGCAAAATCAACGTGGTGGCCGTCAGTCAGCTTTTACTAGTAATAATCAGACTCAAAATAGTAGCCAACCAGCTCGTAGCCAGTCTAGCCGTGACATTTCAAACCGGCCTGAACAATTTGAGCAAAAGATTAGCCGGGAACCCGTACAAGAAGGCCGCTATGATAGCCACTCAAACTGGGAACAACCAGCTAGTCGTGAACGTGACTATGACTATAATCGTTCTCAACATAATTCAAACTTTGACCGCGGCCAAAGCTACGGCGACCAAGCTGCATCTGAGGATGAATTAGATACACCACCATTCTTTAGAAAGCGTCGTCGTTAA
- the ftsA gene encoding cell division protein FtsA, whose amino-acid sequence MVQPQIHVSLDIGTTSIKVIVAEFINGQLNVIGVGTERSHGLSRGVIVDIDQTVSAIKAAVDQAQQKSGHKITEVVVGVPSNQINIEPCYGMIAVNSDNKEITSQDVKNVLQAAKVRAVPPEREIISVLPEEFIVDGFDGIRDPRGMIGVRLELYASLITGPKTITHNIRRCVESAGLKIKDFVVQPLAISQVALSESEREFGTILIDLGGGQSSASVMHDNQLKFSFVDQEGGQHVTSDISQILNTTMDSAERIKREYGYAIPEDTSSEEFFPVQTVGSKEPVKIDERYLSEIIEARLRQIFETLKKALDQVEAFDLPGNVVLTGGGVSLPGLVELAEEVFGTEVKVYIPEYVGLRSPIYATGVGLIQYTEQLADVYQLTQEEASIDKAPTEESRRQQSVNRPVEVVNHRQTSRPEPAPEQSTVRVEKHDQAGPTDDQVENQNQGHQEKPQSFGEKIRKFIDEAFS is encoded by the coding sequence ATGGTGCAACCCCAAATACATGTTAGTTTAGATATTGGAACCACTTCAATAAAAGTTATCGTTGCAGAATTTATTAATGGACAGTTAAACGTTATTGGAGTTGGCACTGAGCGTTCTCACGGTCTGAGCCGCGGTGTAATTGTTGATATAGATCAGACAGTCTCAGCTATCAAGGCAGCCGTTGACCAGGCTCAGCAAAAGTCTGGCCATAAAATTACTGAAGTTGTGGTCGGTGTTCCGAGTAATCAAATTAATATAGAACCCTGCTATGGGATGATTGCTGTAAATAGTGACAATAAAGAGATTACCAGTCAAGATGTTAAAAATGTCTTGCAGGCAGCCAAGGTTAGGGCAGTACCCCCGGAACGGGAAATTATTTCGGTATTACCAGAAGAATTTATTGTTGATGGTTTTGATGGTATTCGCGACCCGCGGGGCATGATTGGTGTACGGTTAGAACTATATGCTAGCCTAATTACCGGTCCTAAGACGATTACCCATAATATTCGCCGCTGTGTCGAATCAGCTGGCTTAAAGATAAAAGATTTTGTGGTTCAACCTTTAGCTATCTCTCAGGTCGCATTAAGTGAGAGTGAGCGTGAATTTGGTACAATCTTAATTGATTTAGGAGGCGGCCAATCTAGCGCTAGCGTCATGCATGATAACCAATTGAAGTTCTCATTCGTTGACCAAGAAGGTGGTCAGCATGTTACCAGCGATATTTCACAGATACTCAATACAACCATGGATAGCGCAGAACGAATTAAGCGAGAATATGGTTACGCTATTCCTGAAGATACTTCAAGTGAAGAATTTTTCCCGGTCCAAACAGTGGGTTCTAAGGAACCTGTTAAAATTGACGAGCGCTACCTATCTGAAATTATTGAAGCGCGTTTAAGACAGATTTTTGAAACTTTGAAGAAAGCACTCGACCAGGTTGAAGCCTTTGACCTACCAGGTAATGTGGTTTTAACAGGGGGCGGTGTCTCTCTGCCTGGCTTAGTTGAACTAGCTGAAGAGGTATTTGGTACGGAAGTTAAGGTTTATATACCAGAATATGTTGGCTTGAGGTCTCCTATTTACGCTACTGGTGTCGGTTTGATTCAGTATACTGAGCAATTAGCTGATGTTTACCAGCTTACCCAAGAAGAAGCCAGTATTGATAAGGCTCCTACTGAGGAAAGTAGGCGTCAGCAATCAGTTAATCGGCCAGTAGAAGTAGTCAACCACCGTCAGACTAGCCGTCCAGAGCCTGCGCCTGAACAATCGACCGTTAGGGTTGAAAAACATGATCAAGCTGGTCCTACTGACGATCAAGTTGAAAACCAAAATCAAGGTCATCAAGAGAAACCCCAATCTTTTGGTGAAAAAATCAGAAAATTCATCGATGAAGCATTTAGTTAA
- the murG gene encoding undecaprenyldiphospho-muramoylpentapeptide beta-N-acetylglucosaminyltransferase, with amino-acid sequence MRIVLSGGGTGGHIYPALALRVALLAQYPQAEFLYIGTENGLESKLVPKAGLAFQAIKIQGLRRSLSLENVRTAYYMMTSVNRSKKILKDFKPDIVVGTGGYVCAPVLYAASHMGIPTIIHEQNSVAGVTNKFLARYVDRIAICFEHARQDFAKYKHKIVFTGNPRAQEIAQIASKADLTSYGLNNDQPTLLVFGGSRGAQKINEAVLEMVPLLEERNYQCLVATGEAYYQYFKEELGNLDQFNQVSIQAYIDDMPSLMNAVDLVVCRSGATTLTEITALGLASILIPSPNVTGNHQHVNARSLSDQGAAILLDEADLTSQQLLAQIDDLMAYPDKRHQMAKKAKALGVADAGDRLVSVVAELIKSS; translated from the coding sequence ATGAGAATTGTGCTATCCGGTGGGGGAACAGGTGGCCATATCTATCCTGCTCTGGCGTTAAGAGTCGCCCTACTAGCTCAGTATCCTCAAGCAGAATTTTTGTATATTGGTACCGAAAATGGCTTAGAGAGTAAACTTGTGCCTAAAGCAGGGCTCGCTTTCCAAGCCATCAAGATTCAGGGATTACGTCGTAGTTTATCACTAGAAAATGTGCGTACCGCCTACTATATGATGACCAGTGTAAATCGGTCAAAAAAAATCCTCAAAGATTTCAAACCCGATATTGTAGTAGGAACAGGCGGCTATGTCTGTGCACCTGTGCTATATGCAGCTAGTCATATGGGAATTCCGACTATTATCCATGAGCAGAATAGTGTGGCTGGCGTGACTAATAAATTCCTCGCTCGTTATGTGGACCGGATTGCTATCTGCTTTGAGCACGCCCGCCAAGACTTTGCTAAATATAAGCATAAAATTGTTTTTACGGGCAATCCTAGGGCTCAAGAAATAGCGCAAATAGCAAGTAAGGCTGATTTGACTTCGTACGGTTTGAATAATGATCAACCAACACTCTTAGTTTTTGGAGGCAGTCGTGGGGCGCAAAAAATTAATGAGGCTGTTTTAGAAATGGTTCCCTTGTTGGAAGAAAGGAATTACCAATGTCTAGTAGCTACCGGTGAAGCCTACTACCAATATTTTAAAGAAGAACTAGGAAATTTAGATCAATTTAATCAGGTAAGTATCCAGGCTTATATTGATGATATGCCAAGTTTGATGAATGCAGTTGATTTAGTGGTATGTCGTAGTGGTGCAACAACTCTGACAGAAATCACGGCTCTGGGTTTAGCTAGCATTTTAATTCCTAGTCCTAATGTGACGGGGAACCACCAACATGTGAATGCCCGTAGCTTGAGTGATCAGGGCGCAGCTATCTTACTTGATGAAGCGGATTTGACAAGCCAGCAATTGCTTGCCCAAATCGATGATTTAATGGCGTATCCTGACAAACGTCACCAGATGGCTAAGAAAGCCAAAGCACTCGGAGTAGCCGATGCAGGTGACCGTCTCGTTAGCGTGGTAGCAGAATTGATCAAAAGTAGTTAA